From a region of the Mucilaginibacter auburnensis genome:
- a CDS encoding class I SAM-dependent DNA methyltransferase, with product MTQEQIKQLEKELWDAADSLRANSKLTAAEYKDPVLGLVLLRFAQNKYEEAKPVVEAAIPNGPRGKRAATKEDYLAVGAIMLPQEAQYEYLAALPESNNIAEAINGAMKQIEAEYPDLEGNLPKNYQEFEADLLRDLIRVFNKDAVKKATGDVFGRIYEYFLMKFSMQGAGAQEGGEFFTPPSLVQLIVNFIRPDHGIIHDPACGSGGMFVQTGYFIKDHTNKSINEAIKCYGTEQKTNNTKLAKINLAIHGIEGKIIEANSFYSDPHHLFEKCDFVMANPPFNVNKVDKGREFVKEDQRLPFGLPKSDNANYMWMQYFYSYLNPTGRAGFVMASSATDAGHSEKLIRHQLIESEVVDCIVSVSNNFFYTRSLPCHLWFYDKGKRPENKRKILMLDARNVYRKVSTTINDFSEDQLEGLTAIMQLYRGEMPSVRADNTWFHERFPDGKYRDIEGLCKIVTVEQVAANDHSLTPGRYVGVPLAQDEDFDYQARLLKIQEELDALNGEAIALSKVIAGNLKELI from the coding sequence ATGACTCAGGAACAAATTAAGCAATTAGAAAAAGAACTTTGGGACGCTGCCGACTCGCTACGTGCAAATAGCAAGTTGACTGCGGCTGAATATAAAGATCCCGTACTGGGATTAGTGTTGCTCCGGTTTGCACAGAACAAATACGAAGAAGCAAAACCTGTTGTAGAAGCTGCGATACCTAACGGACCAAGAGGCAAGCGGGCCGCTACAAAAGAAGATTACTTAGCAGTGGGGGCAATAATGCTGCCACAAGAAGCGCAATACGAATATCTTGCAGCATTGCCGGAGAGTAACAATATTGCTGAGGCCATAAATGGTGCAATGAAGCAGATTGAAGCGGAATATCCGGACCTTGAAGGAAATCTTCCCAAGAACTATCAGGAATTTGAAGCTGATTTGTTACGTGATCTGATCCGTGTATTTAATAAAGATGCGGTGAAGAAGGCAACCGGCGATGTATTTGGCCGTATCTATGAATACTTCTTGATGAAATTCTCAATGCAGGGTGCGGGTGCGCAGGAAGGTGGCGAGTTCTTCACACCGCCAAGTCTTGTACAACTAATCGTCAATTTCATTCGGCCCGATCACGGCATTATTCATGATCCTGCCTGCGGATCGGGTGGTATGTTTGTACAAACCGGGTACTTTATAAAAGATCATACGAATAAGAGCATAAACGAAGCTATTAAGTGCTACGGCACTGAGCAGAAAACTAACAATACCAAGCTTGCGAAGATCAACCTAGCCATACACGGTATCGAAGGGAAGATCATCGAGGCTAATAGCTTTTACAGCGACCCGCACCACCTGTTTGAAAAATGCGATTTTGTGATGGCCAATCCGCCGTTTAATGTAAACAAGGTGGATAAAGGACGCGAATTTGTAAAGGAAGACCAACGGCTGCCTTTTGGCTTGCCCAAGAGCGATAATGCGAATTATATGTGGATGCAATACTTTTACAGCTACCTGAACCCGACAGGGCGGGCCGGTTTTGTAATGGCTTCTTCTGCAACTGATGCTGGGCATAGTGAAAAGCTCATTCGGCATCAACTGATTGAAAGTGAAGTGGTAGATTGTATTGTTTCTGTTTCCAATAACTTTTTCTATACCCGCAGCCTGCCGTGTCACCTTTGGTTTTATGACAAGGGAAAGCGGCCAGAAAACAAGCGGAAAATATTAATGCTGGATGCCCGGAATGTGTACAGGAAAGTAAGCACCACTATTAATGATTTCAGCGAAGACCAGTTGGAAGGGCTAACGGCCATTATGCAACTGTACCGTGGCGAGATGCCGAGTGTGCGTGCAGACAACACTTGGTTTCATGAGCGCTTTCCAGATGGTAAATACCGTGACATTGAAGGTTTATGCAAGATTGTAACCGTTGAACAAGTAGCAGCTAATGACCATAGCCTTACACCTGGCCGTTATGTAGGTGTGCCTCTTGCCCAGGATGAGGATTTTGATTACCAGGCGCGCTTATTGAAAATACAGGAAGAGTTGGATGCTTTGAATGGAGAAGCAATAGCGTTAAGTAAGGTAATTGCTGGTAACTTAAAAGAGCTGATATGA
- a CDS encoding restriction endonuclease subunit S, producing the protein MSEWKEVFVADLGRVITGNTPPRKHPELYGNHTIFIKPTDISEEQKYTYNPEECYSELGFKKYKNSLIPKGATCVVTIGSIGKKMTKAHSDCFVNQAVNAVVPNEFYDEEFVYYVLKYNLEQLKSLDSGTASGRENVSKSSFSSIKLKVPVNKSIQVKIGQILSAYDDLIENNQKRIKLYCEIAKILFNRINHEGDDLIEYEMKDIASYLGRGVTPIYEEGSGIWAINQKANKGVFLEEQHFKEYKGGNWIPEEKWAKDGDLLINSLGEGTIGRCHFYKGQDDIHPIDQHISIFRGQSKEIGLYVFQFLDSDEGQALLYSLKKGGTNMTMLNIKDLRNLKVYLPNKNILNNHFNSVEPLFAQKAKLESQNRRLKEARDILLPLLMNGTINVTVAETKPAAKIIQLDTATQKQAAPQFKEAILISMLTDRFGNEKYPLGRMRYTKLSYLFHRHADDQIKDYLRKAAGPYNPKTKYGGSEKIAHDNGYVIDKKNGQLTGFVAGPNIKGAKPYFEKYWNIEYLTWLEEQFKYKSNDDLELFATVDNSLLELNEKNEPFTVEAVKNVLKKEPEWNAKLEREIFNDANIQRAITYLPTIFQY; encoded by the coding sequence ATGAGTGAGTGGAAAGAAGTTTTTGTCGCAGATCTAGGCAGAGTAATTACCGGCAATACACCACCGCGAAAGCACCCAGAATTGTACGGCAACCACACGATTTTTATCAAGCCAACGGATATTTCAGAAGAACAAAAGTATACTTATAACCCTGAAGAATGTTATTCCGAGTTAGGATTCAAGAAGTATAAAAATAGTCTGATTCCCAAAGGCGCTACCTGCGTGGTAACCATTGGAAGTATTGGCAAAAAAATGACCAAGGCCCATTCTGATTGTTTTGTAAACCAAGCTGTAAATGCTGTTGTTCCAAATGAATTCTATGATGAAGAGTTTGTTTATTACGTTTTAAAGTACAATCTAGAACAGCTTAAAAGCTTGGATTCCGGTACGGCATCTGGAAGAGAGAATGTATCGAAATCGTCATTCTCTAGTATTAAGTTAAAAGTTCCAGTTAATAAATCAATCCAAGTCAAAATTGGACAAATATTATCCGCTTACGATGATTTAATAGAAAATAACCAAAAGCGAATAAAGCTATATTGTGAGATTGCAAAGATACTCTTCAATAGGATTAATCACGAGGGTGACGATCTTATTGAATACGAAATGAAAGACATCGCTAGTTATCTGGGAAGAGGGGTTACACCTATTTACGAAGAGGGTAGCGGGATTTGGGCAATTAATCAGAAAGCTAATAAGGGTGTTTTTTTAGAAGAACAACATTTTAAAGAATATAAAGGCGGCAATTGGATTCCTGAAGAGAAATGGGCAAAAGATGGCGACTTACTCATAAATAGTTTAGGCGAAGGGACCATTGGAAGGTGTCATTTTTATAAAGGTCAGGACGACATTCATCCTATTGATCAGCACATTTCAATTTTCCGAGGACAGTCAAAGGAAATAGGACTTTATGTGTTTCAATTTCTCGACTCGGATGAAGGCCAAGCACTTTTGTATTCTTTAAAAAAAGGTGGGACGAATATGACAATGTTAAACATCAAGGATTTAAGGAACCTAAAAGTTTATTTGCCGAATAAGAATATTCTAAATAATCACTTTAATTCTGTTGAGCCACTATTTGCACAAAAAGCTAAATTAGAAAGTCAAAATCGTCGCCTCAAAGAAGCCCGCGATATTCTTTTACCTCTCTTGATGAATGGCACTATCAACGTAACAGTTGCAGAAACCAAACCAGCAGCAAAAATTATCCAGCTCGATACAGCAACGCAAAAGCAAGCAGCTCCGCAGTTCAAAGAAGCTATTTTAATATCAATGCTTACCGACCGGTTTGGCAATGAAAAATATCCGCTTGGCAGAATGCGCTATACCAAGCTTTCTTACTTATTTCATCGCCATGCCGATGATCAGATCAAAGATTACTTGCGTAAAGCGGCAGGGCCTTATAACCCTAAAACAAAATATGGTGGATCAGAAAAAATTGCACATGATAACGGTTATGTAATAGATAAAAAAAACGGGCAGCTTACAGGTTTCGTTGCTGGGCCAAATATCAAAGGAGCCAAGCCATACTTCGAAAAATATTGGAATATCGAATACCTTACATGGCTGGAAGAGCAGTTTAAATACAAATCGAATGACGACCTAGAACTTTTCGCTACCGTCGATAATTCTTTACTAGAACTGAATGAGAAAAATGAACCGTTTACAGTTGAAGCGGTGAAAAATGTTTTAAAGAAAGAGCCGGAATGGAACGCTAAACTTGAACGTGAGATTTTTAATGATGCAAATATTCAGCGAGCAATAACCTATCTGCCAACAATATTTCAGTATTAA
- a CDS encoding type I restriction endonuclease subunit R, with protein sequence MSYEYSEDALIESATHEVLEELGWTVKTAWKKETFGDNGLLGREHKGEVILKRNLLAALKELNKGLPESAYQQAIEQIEQKSADKTLGRINKEKSKLLRDGVPVSYTNKVGQLEKRDLRVFDFENYSNNDFLAIRQLEVAGELYNRRPDIIGFVNGIPLIFFELKAHHTDLRHAYTDNLNDYKDTIPHVFHCNAFVLLSNGTDAKVGTITSPYQYFLEWKRITEDEEGIVNLDTILRGTCSRDNVMDIFENFLLFDDSGGDVVKIMAKNHQYIGVNKVIDKAKSIDELKGKLGVFWHTQGSGKSYSMVFICQKIHRKFGGSYTFLIVVDRSELERQLYDTFTGVGATTSKEVVAKSRDHLRELLKENHRYVFSLIHKFSIDPRIETEYPLITDRKNIIVISDEAHRTQAGTFARNMRFYGIPNASYLGFTGTPIIKDEAELTKNIFGEYVSTYDFKRAIEDGATLPLRYLNRGEKLTIENPVLDNRMAAVLENEDIDDDQKRKLAYLFKKEYAILTAEPRLEDIAKDLVWHFNERGYQGKAMLVTLDKPTAVRMYDLIMKHWQLYIANLKVRITKAPDIEEQQYLKRKLQKVDKTEVCVIVSSEQNEVDKFRKLNLEIAPHRKKIVERDLEKEFKDEDNPFRLAIVCAMWITGFDAPCISTVYLDKPINGHTLMQTIARANRVYDDEKENGLIVDYGNVYEQLEKAYSVYGEGDKGSTKVKNEAKERPFELLASMAEELGETIKQLRGYLHELGFELGVLSDGTPKPMEKIANIKKAMDCICLNEASRSKFEVMAREVFRKYHALYPEVEVKPFIREFNAIDAIYGQLNQQTKAADVTSIMMELQQLVNESVAVVIPNRVEESDGVYIDLAKLDFDKLKAAFAKVPRKNALVYDLQKAIEKKLEQMMKENPLRLEFYDRYKEIIEGYNKGKNLADTKIAFDKLMAYLASLTAEDARAFRENLDQESLAIFDLLRTGKDLNKKETQEVKVIAVKMLNTLKAEKLRIDRWRESGQLKAQVKTFIYDSLQWLPQTVYTDPDVHSKSMSVYQHIYTTYPDGNLGSVYSS encoded by the coding sequence ATGAGCTACGAATATTCTGAAGATGCCTTAATAGAATCTGCCACTCACGAAGTTTTAGAAGAACTTGGATGGACGGTGAAAACTGCCTGGAAAAAGGAAACCTTTGGGGACAACGGTTTATTGGGTCGCGAACATAAAGGCGAGGTAATCCTAAAGCGGAATTTGCTGGCTGCATTAAAAGAACTAAATAAAGGCCTGCCTGAATCTGCCTACCAGCAAGCCATCGAACAAATAGAGCAAAAGAGTGCAGATAAAACACTGGGCAGAATCAATAAAGAAAAGAGCAAGCTATTGAGAGACGGTGTGCCGGTTAGTTATACCAATAAGGTAGGCCAACTGGAAAAGCGCGATCTCCGTGTATTTGATTTTGAAAATTACAGCAACAACGATTTTTTGGCAATCCGGCAATTGGAAGTTGCAGGTGAACTATATAACCGCAGGCCGGATATTATAGGGTTTGTAAATGGCATACCATTAATATTCTTTGAGCTTAAAGCTCACCACACCGATTTGCGACATGCTTATACGGATAACTTAAATGATTATAAAGACACCATCCCTCACGTTTTTCATTGCAATGCTTTTGTGCTACTTAGTAATGGTACCGATGCCAAAGTAGGTACGATAACCAGTCCCTACCAATACTTCTTGGAATGGAAGAGAATCACGGAGGATGAAGAAGGCATTGTAAATTTGGATACTATATTACGTGGTACCTGCTCCAGAGACAACGTCATGGACATCTTCGAAAACTTCCTGCTGTTCGATGACAGCGGCGGCGACGTAGTGAAGATCATGGCGAAGAACCACCAATACATTGGCGTAAATAAAGTTATTGATAAAGCAAAAAGCATTGACGAGTTGAAAGGAAAGCTTGGGGTGTTCTGGCATACACAGGGCAGCGGTAAGAGCTACTCAATGGTGTTCATCTGTCAGAAGATACACCGTAAATTTGGTGGCTCTTATACTTTCCTGATTGTAGTGGATCGAAGTGAACTGGAGCGCCAACTATATGATACGTTTACAGGTGTAGGTGCAACAACGAGCAAAGAAGTTGTAGCTAAAAGCCGTGATCATTTACGCGAATTACTCAAAGAAAATCATCGTTATGTTTTCTCGCTAATTCATAAATTTTCGATCGACCCAAGGATTGAGACAGAATATCCGCTCATAACCGATCGTAAAAATATCATTGTTATTTCTGATGAAGCGCACCGTACTCAAGCAGGCACCTTTGCGCGCAATATGCGATTTTATGGAATTCCAAATGCCTCCTATCTTGGTTTTACAGGCACACCGATTATAAAAGATGAAGCAGAACTGACCAAGAACATATTTGGTGAGTACGTTTCTACTTATGATTTTAAGCGTGCCATTGAAGATGGTGCAACCCTTCCCTTGCGTTACCTAAATAGGGGCGAAAAGCTAACCATTGAAAATCCGGTATTAGATAATCGGATGGCGGCAGTACTGGAAAATGAAGATATCGATGATGATCAGAAACGTAAACTGGCTTATCTTTTTAAAAAGGAATACGCCATATTAACGGCCGAGCCAAGATTGGAAGATATTGCGAAAGATCTTGTTTGGCATTTTAATGAGCGTGGATATCAGGGAAAAGCGATGTTAGTCACACTGGACAAACCAACTGCTGTGCGTATGTATGATTTAATTATGAAGCACTGGCAGCTATACATTGCTAACCTTAAGGTAAGAATCACGAAAGCACCTGATATTGAAGAACAACAATATCTAAAACGGAAGTTGCAAAAGGTAGACAAAACAGAAGTCTGTGTTATCGTAAGTTCAGAGCAAAATGAAGTGGACAAATTCAGAAAGCTGAACCTTGAAATAGCTCCCCATAGAAAGAAAATTGTTGAGCGTGATCTTGAAAAAGAATTTAAAGACGAAGACAACCCTTTTAGGCTAGCTATAGTTTGTGCGATGTGGATTACTGGTTTTGATGCACCTTGTATATCAACCGTTTATTTGGATAAACCAATCAACGGCCATACATTAATGCAAACCATTGCGAGGGCTAACAGAGTTTATGATGACGAAAAAGAAAACGGGTTAATTGTTGATTATGGCAATGTTTATGAGCAATTAGAGAAAGCCTACTCAGTCTATGGTGAAGGTGACAAAGGTAGCACCAAAGTAAAAAACGAAGCAAAAGAACGACCGTTTGAATTGTTGGCCTCCATGGCTGAAGAATTAGGCGAAACGATTAAGCAGCTGCGCGGATACTTGCATGAACTTGGATTTGAGTTGGGCGTACTTAGTGATGGCACACCTAAGCCTATGGAGAAAATTGCAAACATAAAAAAAGCAATGGATTGCATTTGCTTGAACGAAGCTTCGCGCTCAAAATTTGAGGTTATGGCGCGTGAGGTGTTTAGAAAATATCACGCTTTATATCCCGAAGTAGAGGTTAAGCCATTTATTCGCGAGTTTAACGCTATTGATGCTATTTATGGTCAGCTTAACCAACAAACAAAGGCTGCCGACGTCACTTCCATAATGATGGAATTGCAGCAATTGGTAAATGAAAGTGTCGCGGTTGTAATACCTAACCGAGTAGAAGAAAGCGACGGTGTATATATCGATTTAGCTAAACTAGACTTTGATAAACTAAAAGCTGCATTTGCTAAAGTGCCGAGAAAAAATGCACTCGTTTACGATTTGCAGAAAGCGATTGAAAAAAAGCTGGAGCAAATGATGAAAGAAAATCCATTGCGGCTGGAGTTCTACGATCGATATAAGGAAATTATCGAAGGTTATAACAAGGGAAAGAATCTTGCTGATACCAAAATAGCTTTTGACAAGCTGATGGCCTACCTAGCAAGTCTTACCGCAGAAGATGCGAGAGCCTTCCGGGAAAATTTGGACCAAGAATCATTAGCTATTTTTGATTTATTAAGAACAGGCAAAGACTTGAATAAAAAGGAAACGCAGGAAGTAAAAGTGATAGCTGTTAAAATGCTTAATACCCTGAAGGCAGAAAAGCTGCGCATTGATAGATGGCGTGAAAGTGGCCAACTAAAAGCGCAAGTTAAAACGTTTATCTATGATTCATTGCAGTGGTTACCGCAAACCGTTTACACAGATCCTGATGTGCACTCTAAGTCTATGAGTGTTTATCAACATATATATACAACTTATCCTGACGGTAACTTAGGATCGGTGTACAGCTCTTAG
- a CDS encoding RloB family protein: MASRGVVKGRDSKDELSRPVRHRKYLYRFLIICEDENTEPAYFRAFKQQIPDETIYLLEIGTGLDPLGVVQRAVKERDDLALESRKTVDEVWVVFDKDDADQNDTKIKRFEQAFSLAEAEQFKLAYSNEVFELWLLLHLEEVDPNTALPRKEIYERLQKKIGSINGHEGFEYKHGNASILKKIADLGDQAAAMKRAVALQKHHGSKAPISSNPVTFVYRLVKQLNELIAWYSYKED; encoded by the coding sequence ATGGCAAGTAGAGGTGTCGTTAAAGGTAGAGACTCCAAGGATGAGTTAAGCCGGCCGGTTAGACACCGGAAATATCTTTACCGCTTCCTTATAATTTGTGAAGATGAAAATACGGAGCCGGCCTATTTTCGCGCGTTTAAACAACAAATCCCTGATGAAACCATCTATTTATTAGAAATCGGTACTGGGCTTGATCCTCTTGGTGTCGTTCAACGCGCCGTCAAAGAAAGAGATGATCTCGCATTGGAATCACGTAAAACGGTAGATGAAGTTTGGGTCGTATTTGATAAAGATGATGCAGATCAAAATGATACTAAGATAAAAAGGTTCGAACAAGCATTTTCATTGGCGGAAGCCGAACAATTTAAACTCGCATATAGTAACGAAGTGTTTGAGTTATGGCTTTTGTTGCATTTGGAAGAAGTTGATCCTAATACTGCCTTACCAAGAAAGGAAATCTACGAGCGGTTACAAAAAAAAATCGGTTCAATTAATGGACATGAGGGATTTGAATATAAGCACGGAAATGCCTCCATATTAAAAAAAATTGCAGACTTAGGCGACCAGGCAGCAGCAATGAAACGAGCAGTAGCATTGCAGAAGCATCATGGCAGCAAAGCACCAATTTCTTCGAACCCAGTGACATTTGTCTATCGGTTGGTCAAACAACTAAATGAGCTTATCGCATGGTATAGTTATAAAGAGGATTAG
- a CDS encoding AAA family ATPase — MFIEFKVCNYRSIGEEQILSLVPAPKQRDYLDNIIDDGKNQSLNVVAIYGANGSGKSNILSAIKLFKQIIRHSAHSQSISTLKYDPFLLRETWSEKPTSFEMTFSIEGERYRYGFEYNEATVLKEWLFRKAVGREVALFEREGDIIQPSSGLRAKTRLISHAIDATKHNALFLSTCDMFNVDEAKYIFEWLFRSLHIDGLKTEQHGTERLFIDGGFQQQINDYLVRLKLGPVNFDVIKEETGGGKVTYEIYSIHKHYDVDGRPLNGQLSWSMMERESSGSIKAFQMGGPIVYALSTGGSLFIDEIEAKMHPLITLDTIDLFLNKETNPHNAQLVFATHDTNLLTYAKLRRDQIYFAEKNNWESTEIYSLSDFTYMGEKERVDSDKEKRYIEGRYGAIPMLTSVGEFKPHRKGSDHGK, encoded by the coding sequence ATGTTCATAGAATTTAAAGTTTGTAATTATCGCTCTATTGGTGAAGAACAAATATTGAGCTTAGTGCCTGCGCCCAAACAGCGTGATTATCTAGACAATATTATAGACGATGGTAAAAATCAGTCACTTAATGTTGTGGCGATATACGGAGCAAACGGTAGTGGCAAAAGTAACATCCTTTCTGCAATTAAGTTGTTTAAGCAAATTATCCGTCATTCGGCGCACTCTCAGTCAATATCGACGTTGAAGTATGATCCATTTTTATTGCGGGAAACTTGGAGCGAAAAACCGACCAGCTTCGAAATGACCTTTTCCATCGAAGGTGAACGTTATCGCTATGGTTTTGAATATAACGAGGCAACTGTATTAAAGGAATGGTTATTCCGAAAGGCGGTTGGTCGTGAGGTCGCTTTATTTGAGCGGGAAGGCGATATTATTCAGCCGAGTTCAGGATTACGAGCGAAAACCAGACTAATTAGCCATGCAATCGATGCTACTAAGCATAACGCATTATTCCTTTCAACTTGTGATATGTTTAATGTCGACGAGGCTAAATATATTTTCGAGTGGCTGTTTCGCTCATTACATATTGATGGCTTGAAAACGGAGCAACATGGTACAGAACGATTATTTATTGACGGAGGATTCCAGCAACAGATTAATGACTATCTGGTTCGCTTAAAGTTGGGGCCCGTTAATTTCGACGTAATAAAAGAAGAAACCGGCGGTGGTAAAGTAACTTATGAAATCTATTCGATTCATAAACATTATGATGTAGATGGGAGACCACTTAATGGCCAATTGAGCTGGAGCATGATGGAACGTGAATCAAGTGGCTCAATCAAAGCATTTCAGATGGGTGGTCCAATTGTTTACGCACTAAGTACCGGAGGTAGTTTATTTATAGATGAGATTGAGGCGAAAATGCATCCGTTGATAACGCTGGATACCATTGACCTTTTTTTAAACAAAGAAACCAATCCCCATAACGCCCAACTCGTCTTTGCTACACATGATACCAATCTACTGACATATGCCAAGCTCCGCCGAGATCAGATCTATTTTGCAGAAAAAAATAATTGGGAGTCAACCGAGATTTATTCGCTATCTGACTTTACTTATATGGGTGAGAAAGAACGTGTAGATTCGGATAAAGAGAAAAGATATATCGAGGGGCGTTATGGTGCAATTCCTATGCTAACCTCTGTAGGCGAATTTAAACCTCATCGCAAAGGGTCCGACCATGGCAAGTAG
- a CDS encoding site-specific integrase has protein sequence MKSTNSFGLHFNLRTEKCRDGKAPIYVAITVNGRKIFVATKRYISVKCWDSAKGMGKNNTSEGKEINTYLDNIRQSIRECYQDFLVQRKTITAEIIKAAFLKTGDDEHTITDIAEYHNEISVGVLAAGTMKNYYTTQRYLSEFTLKKYKRKAFFLSELNYKFIQDFENFLRNHQPLDHQKPLTNNGIMKHLERLKKMINLAYRLEWIVKDPFEKFSLKYKKVEKEFLTAKELSRLEEKELDLPRLSVVRDIFVFCCYTGLAFVDVMNLRPVNICTGTDGELWIKTFRQKTTTAVNVPLLSQAKSLMEKYRGNIRAQAGTGTC, from the coding sequence ATGAAAAGTACAAACAGTTTTGGACTGCACTTTAACTTAAGAACGGAGAAATGCAGGGATGGGAAGGCTCCAATATATGTAGCTATAACGGTAAATGGCAGAAAAATATTTGTTGCCACTAAGCGGTATATTAGTGTTAAATGTTGGGACAGCGCTAAAGGAATGGGAAAGAATAATACGTCTGAAGGAAAAGAGATAAATACTTATTTGGACAATATCAGGCAGTCGATTAGGGAATGCTATCAAGACTTTCTGGTTCAGCGAAAGACAATCACCGCGGAAATAATTAAGGCTGCATTTCTAAAAACAGGTGACGACGAGCATACGATTACTGACATTGCGGAATATCACAATGAAATATCTGTGGGTGTTCTTGCTGCCGGTACCATGAAAAATTATTATACAACGCAAAGGTATCTTTCCGAATTTACCCTCAAGAAGTACAAAAGAAAAGCATTTTTTCTTTCTGAATTAAATTACAAGTTTATACAGGACTTCGAAAATTTTCTTCGTAACCATCAACCGCTTGATCATCAAAAACCACTAACAAATAATGGCATTATGAAGCACCTTGAGCGGCTAAAAAAGATGATCAACCTGGCTTATCGTTTGGAATGGATCGTAAAGGACCCCTTCGAAAAGTTCTCGCTAAAATACAAGAAAGTGGAAAAGGAATTTTTGACGGCTAAAGAGTTAAGCAGGCTAGAAGAAAAAGAGCTCGACTTACCTCGCTTAAGTGTTGTTCGCGACATATTTGTGTTTTGCTGCTATACAGGTCTTGCTTTTGTTGATGTTATGAACCTTAGACCGGTGAATATATGCACCGGAACAGACGGTGAACTTTGGATTAAAACCTTCAGGCAAAAAACGACAACGGCAGTAAATGTACCGTTGTTGTCACAGGCTAAAAGTTTAATGGAAAAGTATCGAGGCAATATCAGAGCACAGGCAGGAACTGGAACGTGCTAA